TCAGGTTGAGGCTTTCGGCCCAGGCTACGATGCTCATGAAAAAGCGGGTCATGGCGCTCGGGCGGTCCATCGGCGCAATGCCGGCGGTGCCGAAGGTCTGTTCCGGAGCAGGAGATTGGTTGGAAGTGGGAGCAGGTGCGCTCAAGGGACTCTCCGTCATGTCTGTCTTTTGGGGCGGTGCGGTCCGGGAGGAAGTTGCGCGGGGAATCCACATGCGAATCCCGGAGCGAGAACAGGCTTGTCATTGGGAATGCCTTGCCTGTGCTTATCCTGATCGACGCCCGACTCCTTGTGTTATGCGGTGATCTTAATAGGCGATTATATGAGTTGATTAGTCGAATTTCGCAAGAGAGTCCGTTCGCAGCGAGCGGTGGTTTGTCGTGGAATAAATCTCTGCGATTCTCGAGAGGGATTCACCTCAGAATCGGCAAAAATGCGGCGAGATCTGCCGATCTCCAATCACTAAGCTGTTTGAGCCTGAATTATTAGCCGGACAATTGCAAGCCCTGCTATCACGGCTGTAATCGACAGGAAAACGGACAGGCCCACATAGACGATGGCCGGCATCCATTGGCCGCGTTCCCAGAGCACGACGCTCTCCAGCGCAAAGGTCGAAAACGTCGTGAATCCACCTAGAAGGCCTGTTGTCAGAAACAACCGCATCTCCTGCGACATACCGCCGCGAAAAGCGAAATACTCCGTCAGCAGCCCCATGATGAAGGCACCAAGCACATTGATGATCAACGTGCCGAATGGAAACTCGATCCCGAGCAGGCGGGCGGCGACCTCGTTGACACCGAGACGGAATGCACCGCCCAATCCGGCACCGAGAAACACGACAAGATAGAGCACGACAACCTCCAGCCGTCCTTGCGTCAAACCTTTCCGACCTTATGGGCATTTTCCCGCCGCGTCTTCAAGCTGCGCTCGCGAATATGGCGAAGCGGCGTGTCGGCTGGGATGTTATCGGAAGCCGCGCTCTTGGCGACGCCGAGCCTCTGCGAGAGATAGATGCTGGTGTGGCCGCTACAGATGTAGGCAAGAAAGCATGCGACAGCGAGGTAGCCGGCATGCGTCGCGCCGAACAGCTCGATCCCCATGATCATACAGGCAAGCGGCGTATTGGTGGCACCGGCAAAGACGGCGACGAAGCCCAACGCAGCAAAGAGGTCGACCGGTGCGCCAAGAATGGCGGCAAGCGCATTGCCGAGTGCAGCCCCGATGAAGAACAGAGGCGTCACTTCGCCGCCCTTGAAGCCGGAGCTGAGTGTCACGATCGTGAAAAGCGCTTTCCAGAACCAGCTCCAGTAGTCGACATGGGCGGGATCGAAGAAGCCGAGGATCGTCGCATCGCTTGGGTTGGGCGACCAGACACCAAGCCCGAGATATTGCCGGGTGCCGAGCAGGTAAACGAGGCCGATCAGGACCGCGCTGGCGATGACCGGCCGCAGCGGCGCATAGGCGCAGAACCGTTTGAACGCCGCCGACGCAGCATGCGAGAGCTCGCTGAAGCAACGTGCGGCCAAACCGAAGATGACGCCGGCAAGCCCGACCTTGATGAGCAGCAGCGCATCGAGATGGAACGTGCTGACCGGCGTGCCTGAGAGATAGCCGATGTGATACTGGATATGCTCGATGCCCCAGGCATGGCACGTCCAATCGGCCGCGATCGCAGCAGCGAGGTTCGGGATCAGCGCCTCATATTGTATCCGCCCGATCGTCAAAACTTCGAGAGCGAAGACAGCACCGGCGATCGGCGTGCCAAACACCGCGCCGAAGCCCGCGGCGATTCCCGCCATGAGGAGGATGCGGATCTCGGCGTGGGTGAGCCGGAACACCTTTGCAAAGGCGCTGGCAATGCTGCCGCCGAGCTGCACCGCTGTCCCTTCGCGTCCCGCCGAACCACCGACCAGATGCGTCAGAACCGTCGAGACCAGGATAAAGGGAGCCATGCGCAGCGGCACGCCACCACCAGGCTCATGAATCTGGTCTACGATCAGATTGTTACCGCCTTCCGAGCCTCGGCCAAAGCGCTGGTAGACCAGCACCATGAGGAAACCGGCAACTGGCATCAGGAAAATCAGCCAGGGATGATCGAAGCGCGCGGCCGTAGCCTTGTCGAGGCTCCAGAGAAACAGCGCGCAGAGCGAGCCGACGACCACAGCCATCGGCGCCACGAGAACGATCCATTTGAACAGGCTGCGGAATTGCTGAAAACGATGATGAAAATAAGCGGATGCGGACATCAATCTGCCCCTCCCGTGAAGCACACGCATGGTCTTCCGGGGCCGGTGAACAAGAAACAGTGGGGTAACGGTAAGATAACAGGCATGACTCTACTCCTTCGCCTTTCAGGCGTGTTGAGTAGGAGTCATCAGCTTCCCTGGAGAAATCAGAGCAGCGGTTCGGCCACCAAGGCCCGGCAGAAATCCATTACCGTTGTATTTTCCATACAGAAGCAGGCCCGCCGCTGTCAACGGGCAGCAGCCGTCACACCGCCTGGGCAATCATCTCGATCGGCGCAAGCAGCCCGCCTTCGACCGACACGTTGACATTGCTCATGCGCTCACCAGCCCGGGGACCCATCAGCGTACGGACGCCCTGGTCTCGCACCTCGCCCGCCGCAGCGGCCCTGGCACGCGCTTCATGTGCCAATCGGATTGCGAGAGCACTGCGGTCCTGCTCGAGCTCCACCGTGAAGCCGGCTTCGTCAAGCAGATGGCGATAGATATCGGGGCTGCGGACGAAGCTCGTTTCCAGCTCCATAGCCCAGGGCATCGGAAAGGGGAGCGCGCCGTCTCGCATCTGCATGATCTCATAGAGGCCGAAACGGCCGCCCGGCTTGAGAATGCGCCTGACCTCGGAAAACAGTCTCGCCTTGTCCTCTATATTCATGCCGACGTGAATGAGCGTCGCACGATCGAAACTGCCGCTCTCGAAAGGCAATGCCAACGCGCTGCCCTGCCGGAAGGAAACCAGATCCTCCAGGCCGCAGCGAACCGTCAGCGAATTGGCGACCTGAACGAATTCCTCGGTGAGATCGATGCCCGATACGATGCATCCGTAGGAGTCGGCAAAATGGCGGGCAGGCCCGCCAAGGCCGGAGCCGATATCGGCAAGACGCAGGCCTGCAGAAAGATCGAGATCCCTCGCGAAATCCACCGTTGCGGCATGTCGCCCCAAATGGAATTCATCGACGTCAGCCAGATCGCGGATGCGAAGATTGTCGACATCCTTGCCGTCGGCCGCAAGCGTTTGCAGGATCGCCGTTTCCAGCGATCCGTGCGTGTAGTGGCTGGCAACTTTTTCCTCGGTAGACATGCGTGCACTCCCAAGGTCTTGTCTGAAGGCTGACTATGATGTCAGACCTTCAGTTCGCGCCGTTCAACTTCAGT
The Rhizobium sp. 11515TR DNA segment above includes these coding regions:
- a CDS encoding voltage-gated chloride channel family protein: MSASAYFHHRFQQFRSLFKWIVLVAPMAVVVGSLCALFLWSLDKATAARFDHPWLIFLMPVAGFLMVLVYQRFGRGSEGGNNLIVDQIHEPGGGVPLRMAPFILVSTVLTHLVGGSAGREGTAVQLGGSIASAFAKVFRLTHAEIRILLMAGIAAGFGAVFGTPIAGAVFALEVLTIGRIQYEALIPNLAAAIAADWTCHAWGIEHIQYHIGYLSGTPVSTFHLDALLLIKVGLAGVIFGLAARCFSELSHAASAAFKRFCAYAPLRPVIASAVLIGLVYLLGTRQYLGLGVWSPNPSDATILGFFDPAHVDYWSWFWKALFTIVTLSSGFKGGEVTPLFFIGAALGNALAAILGAPVDLFAALGFVAVFAGATNTPLACMIMGIELFGATHAGYLAVACFLAYICSGHTSIYLSQRLGVAKSAASDNIPADTPLRHIRERSLKTRRENAHKVGKV
- the crcB gene encoding fluoride efflux transporter CrcB: MLYLVVFLGAGLGGAFRLGVNEVAARLLGIEFPFGTLIINVLGAFIMGLLTEYFAFRGGMSQEMRLFLTTGLLGGFTTFSTFALESVVLWERGQWMPAIVYVGLSVFLSITAVIAGLAIVRLIIQAQTA
- a CDS encoding class I SAM-dependent methyltransferase — translated: MSTEEKVASHYTHGSLETAILQTLAADGKDVDNLRIRDLADVDEFHLGRHAATVDFARDLDLSAGLRLADIGSGLGGPARHFADSYGCIVSGIDLTEEFVQVANSLTVRCGLEDLVSFRQGSALALPFESGSFDRATLIHVGMNIEDKARLFSEVRRILKPGGRFGLYEIMQMRDGALPFPMPWAMELETSFVRSPDIYRHLLDEAGFTVELEQDRSALAIRLAHEARARAAAAGEVRDQGVRTLMGPRAGERMSNVNVSVEGGLLAPIEMIAQAV